The proteins below come from a single Crossiella sp. CA-258035 genomic window:
- a CDS encoding Hsp20/alpha crystallin family protein → MALAVRSTWDPFTALVRQFDRDVFEGLTRSAPAAQGFVPAADVRKDGADVVLTLELPGVDVAKDVEVEVAERRLTISGRRHDEHSEEQGGLIRKEIRHGEFRREFSLPAGVTAEQIEADYDRGLLKVRIREVVKVPAAPAKIAIRGGETTERPAVEAG, encoded by the coding sequence ATGGCTCTTGCAGTCCGTTCCACGTGGGACCCGTTCACCGCGCTGGTCCGCCAGTTCGACCGTGACGTCTTCGAGGGCCTGACCCGTTCAGCGCCCGCCGCCCAGGGCTTTGTGCCCGCCGCGGACGTCCGCAAGGACGGCGCCGACGTGGTGCTCACGCTGGAACTGCCCGGCGTCGACGTGGCCAAGGACGTCGAGGTCGAGGTGGCCGAGCGCCGCCTGACCATCAGCGGCCGCAGGCACGACGAGCACTCCGAGGAGCAGGGCGGCCTGATCCGCAAGGAGATCCGGCACGGCGAGTTCCGGCGCGAGTTCTCCCTGCCCGCCGGCGTCACCGCCGAGCAGATCGAGGCCGACTACGACCGCGGCCTGCTCAAGGTCCGCATCCGCGAGGTGGTGAAGGTGCCTGCCGCACCGGCGAAGATCGCCATCCGCGGCGGCGAGACCACCGAGCGCCCGGCCGTCGAGGCAGGCTGA
- a CDS encoding septum formation family protein: MNNTASTRRVMAGAFAGALMVLVLSTVLGWHVGPEVAGETDGPASAVRDAPPGTCLTWTRQDAGDARRVECDKPHLFEITGSVDLAADFPPGSPFPDAIRWEGIAADRCTEMSVQYLDGRFDPNGKLGVNLLRSGEKSWNSGERKVWCGMQDAGPSGLLFPTAGSAKTADPSNVHPPGMCLGISGKQVYDPVQCDRPHAYEVVGVVNLGARFPQEFPAEAKQDELLAAECPRTAAEFAGGQDVVSRKGLIVFWDTLKQESWLAGARRVECKVGARLPDKSGLAPVHGSVKGDVLVGKEQAPVLLSKLPPGAPAPAGSPGTEVKAEETVVPTNANSEHPGGTPGGGAPATPTSTGG; the protein is encoded by the coding sequence ATGAACAACACGGCAAGCACCCGCCGCGTGATGGCAGGGGCGTTCGCCGGTGCGCTGATGGTCCTGGTGCTGAGCACCGTCCTAGGGTGGCACGTCGGCCCCGAGGTCGCAGGGGAGACCGACGGCCCGGCCAGCGCGGTTCGGGACGCGCCGCCCGGCACCTGCCTGACCTGGACCCGCCAGGACGCGGGCGACGCGCGCCGGGTGGAATGCGACAAACCGCACCTGTTCGAGATCACCGGCTCGGTCGACCTGGCCGCGGACTTCCCGCCGGGCTCGCCGTTCCCGGACGCGATCCGCTGGGAGGGCATCGCCGCTGACCGCTGCACCGAGATGTCCGTGCAGTACCTGGACGGCCGGTTCGACCCCAACGGCAAGCTCGGCGTGAACCTGCTGCGCTCCGGCGAGAAGAGCTGGAACTCCGGGGAGCGCAAGGTCTGGTGCGGCATGCAGGACGCGGGCCCGTCCGGGCTGCTGTTCCCGACGGCGGGCAGCGCGAAGACCGCTGACCCGTCCAACGTGCACCCGCCGGGCATGTGCCTTGGCATCAGCGGCAAGCAGGTCTACGACCCGGTGCAGTGCGACCGGCCGCACGCCTACGAGGTGGTCGGCGTGGTCAACCTCGGCGCCCGGTTCCCGCAGGAGTTCCCGGCCGAGGCCAAGCAGGACGAGCTGCTGGCCGCGGAGTGCCCGAGGACCGCGGCGGAGTTCGCCGGCGGCCAGGACGTGGTCAGCCGCAAGGGCCTGATCGTGTTCTGGGACACCCTCAAGCAGGAGAGCTGGCTGGCCGGCGCGCGCCGGGTGGAGTGCAAGGTCGGCGCGCGGCTGCCGGACAAGAGTGGGCTGGCTCCGGTGCACGGCAGCGTCAAGGGCGATGTGCTGGTCGGCAAGGAGCAGGCGCCGGTGCTGCTGTCCAAGCTGCCGCCGGGCGCCCCGGCCCCCGCGGGCAGCCCTGGCACCGAGGTGAAGGCGGAGGAGACCGTGGTGCCCACCAACGCCAACTCCGAGCACCCCGGCGGCACCCCTGGCGGCGGCGCGCCGGCCACCCCCACCTCCACCGGCGGCTAG
- the pheA gene encoding prephenate dehydratase, producing MPRIAYLGPERTFTEQATRRLFDPAAHELVPATTVAAALESVRLDKVEAAVVPVENSVEGSVPPTLDGLALGSPLVAVAETVLPVRFTVLVRPGTTAADIRTVTSHPHALAQVREWLAANLPGAAELATTSTAAAAVAVAQGSADAAITAPIAAEGSALTALATDIGDVADAVTRFLLVRKPGPLPAPTGNDRTSIVVVTENRPGSLSAVLVELALRGIDLCRIESRPTREKLGVYRFFLDFAGHIAEPRVGDALAALHRSCSDVRFLGSFPRADGQSPPPAPGTGAAEFTEAGQWLAQVRAGERA from the coding sequence ATGCCGCGCATCGCCTACTTGGGGCCGGAACGAACCTTCACCGAACAGGCGACCCGGCGTCTGTTCGACCCGGCCGCCCACGAGCTGGTCCCGGCCACCACGGTCGCCGCGGCACTGGAGAGCGTCCGGCTGGACAAGGTCGAGGCCGCGGTGGTGCCGGTGGAGAACTCGGTGGAGGGCTCGGTGCCGCCCACCCTGGACGGCCTGGCCCTGGGCAGCCCGCTGGTCGCGGTGGCCGAGACCGTGCTGCCGGTGCGCTTCACCGTGCTGGTCCGGCCCGGCACCACGGCCGCCGACATCCGCACCGTGACCAGCCACCCGCACGCGCTGGCCCAGGTCAGGGAGTGGCTGGCGGCCAACCTGCCGGGCGCGGCCGAGCTGGCCACCACCTCCACCGCGGCCGCCGCGGTCGCGGTGGCGCAGGGCAGCGCGGACGCGGCGATCACCGCGCCGATCGCGGCCGAGGGCTCCGCGCTGACCGCGCTGGCCACCGACATCGGCGACGTGGCCGACGCGGTGACCCGGTTCCTGCTGGTCCGCAAGCCCGGCCCGCTGCCGGCGCCGACCGGCAACGACCGCACCTCGATCGTGGTGGTCACCGAGAACCGGCCGGGCTCGCTGTCGGCGGTGCTGGTCGAGCTGGCCCTGCGCGGGATCGACCTGTGCCGGATCGAGTCCCGGCCGACCAGGGAGAAGCTGGGCGTCTACCGGTTCTTCCTCGACTTCGCCGGGCACATCGCCGAGCCCAGGGTCGGCGACGCGCTGGCCGCCCTGCACCGGAGTTGCTCCGACGTGCGCTTCCTCGGCTCCTTCCCGCGCGCCGACGGCCAGTCGCCGCCCCCGGCGCCGGGCACCGGCGCGGCCGAGTTCACCGAGGCCGGCCAGTGGCTGGCCCAGGTGCGCGCGGGCGAGCGGGCATGA
- a CDS encoding arginine deiminase: MSAHQIASETPAAEPIHRVDSEVGPLRTVLLHRPGAELKRLTPRNNDQLLFDGVPWLGRAQLEHDAFAETLRSRGVEVLLLGEVLVEALADPRARFGAVHSAVDERQLGLDLADALRSHLTGMKAKDLAGVLMAGMTFEELPAAEGASLVRQMHLPTDFAVNPLPNLLFTRDSSVWVADRVAITSLALPARSRETALTDLIYAYHPRFSRTGRAYGAHSAPLEGGDVLLLSPGVLAIGVGERTTPAGAESFARSAFADGLAHTVLAVPIEQERATMHLDTVCTMVDRDAVVMYPAVRETLSAYPLRPDGSGGVLVDGPLPFLGAAAEAMGIDRLRVIDTGLDAVTAEREQWDDGNNTLAVAPGVVVAYERNVETNSRLEDAGVEVLRIAGSELGSGRGGPRCMSCPIARDTLG, translated from the coding sequence GTGAGCGCCCACCAGATCGCAAGCGAGACCCCTGCCGCCGAGCCGATCCACCGGGTGGACAGCGAGGTCGGCCCGCTGCGCACCGTGCTGTTGCACCGGCCCGGCGCGGAGCTGAAACGACTCACCCCGCGTAACAACGACCAGCTGTTGTTCGACGGGGTGCCCTGGCTCGGCCGGGCCCAGCTGGAGCACGACGCCTTCGCCGAGACGCTGCGCTCGCGCGGGGTGGAGGTGTTGCTGCTGGGCGAGGTGCTGGTGGAGGCGCTGGCCGACCCGCGGGCCCGCTTCGGCGCGGTGCACTCCGCGGTGGACGAGCGTCAGCTGGGCCTGGACCTGGCCGACGCGCTGCGCTCGCACCTGACCGGGATGAAGGCCAAGGACCTGGCCGGGGTGCTGATGGCGGGCATGACCTTCGAGGAGCTGCCCGCCGCCGAGGGCGCCTCGCTGGTCCGCCAGATGCACCTGCCCACCGACTTCGCGGTCAACCCGCTGCCCAACCTGCTGTTCACCAGGGACTCCTCGGTGTGGGTGGCGGACAGGGTGGCCATCACCTCGCTCGCGCTGCCCGCGCGCAGCAGGGAGACCGCGCTGACCGACCTGATCTACGCCTACCACCCCAGGTTCAGCCGCACCGGCCGCGCCTACGGGGCGCACTCCGCGCCACTGGAGGGCGGCGACGTGCTGCTGCTGTCCCCCGGCGTGCTGGCCATCGGCGTCGGTGAGCGCACCACCCCGGCCGGCGCGGAGTCCTTCGCCCGCTCCGCCTTCGCCGACGGCCTCGCGCACACCGTGCTCGCGGTGCCGATCGAGCAGGAGCGGGCCACCATGCACCTGGACACCGTGTGCACCATGGTCGACCGGGACGCGGTGGTGATGTACCCGGCGGTGCGCGAGACCCTCTCCGCCTACCCGCTGCGCCCGGACGGCTCCGGCGGCGTGCTGGTGGACGGTCCGCTGCCGTTCCTGGGCGCGGCCGCCGAGGCGATGGGCATCGACCGGCTGCGGGTGATCGACACCGGCCTGGACGCGGTGACCGCCGAGCGCGAGCAGTGGGACGACGGCAACAACACGCTGGCCGTGGCGCCGGGCGTGGTGGTGGCCTACGAGCGCAACGTGGAGACCAACTCCCGGCTGGAGGACGCCGGGGTGGAGGTGCTGCGGATCGCCGGCAGCGAGCTGGGCTCCGGCCGTGGTGGCCCTCGGTGCATGTCCTGCCCGATTGCGCGAGACACGCTCGGGTGA
- a CDS encoding type II CAAX endopeptidase family protein produces the protein MASVISRWLNPARPEIEVITDPVQRRAVWIELAIVFAATLGLSGLRSLLSLIGSLLQPKPLSQQSVALNVPRSALSLLDLAHQLLGVLQLLAWGALGAYLLWKAGKKLSEVGLDRRRLGSDALRGLGLAALIGLPGIAFYLITRAMGLNLTVVPSALDDTWWRTPALILSAIGNSWAEEVLVVGYLITRLRMLGWSENRSLAVSAVLRGSYHLYQGFGGFAGNIVMGLVYGRVWQRTNRLTALVVGHAVIDIVAFVGYALLRGSVSWLP, from the coding sequence ATGGCGAGCGTGATCAGCAGGTGGCTGAACCCGGCGCGGCCGGAGATCGAGGTGATCACCGACCCGGTGCAGCGGCGGGCGGTGTGGATCGAGCTGGCGATCGTGTTCGCCGCGACGCTGGGCCTCTCCGGCCTGCGCAGCCTGCTCTCCCTGATCGGTTCGCTGTTGCAGCCCAAGCCGCTGAGCCAGCAGTCGGTGGCGCTCAACGTCCCCCGCTCCGCGCTCAGCCTGCTCGACCTGGCGCACCAGCTGCTCGGCGTGCTGCAACTGCTCGCCTGGGGCGCGCTCGGGGCCTACCTGCTGTGGAAGGCGGGCAAGAAGCTCTCCGAGGTCGGCCTGGACCGGCGGCGACTCGGTTCCGACGCGTTGCGCGGACTCGGCCTCGCCGCACTGATCGGCCTGCCCGGCATCGCCTTCTACCTCATCACCAGGGCGATGGGGCTGAACCTGACCGTGGTGCCCTCGGCGCTGGATGACACCTGGTGGCGCACCCCGGCGCTGATCCTGTCCGCGATCGGCAACTCCTGGGCCGAGGAGGTGCTGGTGGTCGGCTACCTGATCACCAGGCTGCGCATGCTCGGCTGGTCGGAGAACCGGTCGCTGGCGGTCTCCGCGGTGCTGCGCGGCTCGTACCACCTGTACCAGGGCTTCGGCGGGTTCGCGGGCAACATCGTGATGGGGCTGGTCTACGGCCGGGTCTGGCAGCGCACCAACCGGCTCACCGCGCTGGTGGTGGGGCATGCGGTGATCGACATCGTCGCCTTCGTCGGCTACGCGCTGCTGCGCGGCTCGGTGTCCTGGCTGCCGTGA
- a CDS encoding antibiotic biosynthesis monooxygenase, producing the protein MIIIAGWLDVDPETRDAYLRDCLPAIELARAAHGCHAFVLAPDPLLPGRITVFERWECDEDLARFRGDGPDSAQTAQIRDASVARYRVSAVEDP; encoded by the coding sequence GTGATCATCATCGCGGGCTGGCTGGACGTCGATCCGGAGACCAGGGACGCCTACCTGCGGGACTGCCTGCCCGCGATCGAGCTGGCCAGGGCCGCGCACGGCTGCCACGCCTTCGTCCTCGCACCGGACCCGTTGCTGCCCGGCCGGATCACCGTGTTCGAGCGCTGGGAGTGCGATGAGGACCTGGCCCGTTTCCGCGGCGACGGCCCGGACTCGGCGCAGACCGCGCAGATCAGGGACGCCTCGGTGGCCCGCTACCGGGTTTCCGCGGTCGAGGACCCCTGA
- a CDS encoding macro domain-containing protein, giving the protein MTGKVQPKAAVPRLVLCAVAGPLGWEWERAAAGRAGVEVHQGSVLDLDVDAVVSPANSYGWMRGGIDAVYATAFPQVEQYVRSAVLALHGGELPVGEALIVPTGEAAPQWLISAPTMRVPGELLPKDTVHPYLAARAVFRLWLEGRLEDGTPVRQAVRSIALPGLGTGVGGVDPSTCGRQVTAAWDEVFGSRN; this is encoded by the coding sequence GTGACCGGGAAAGTGCAACCGAAGGCGGCAGTGCCACGCCTGGTGCTGTGCGCCGTGGCCGGCCCGCTCGGCTGGGAGTGGGAGCGCGCGGCGGCCGGCCGCGCCGGGGTCGAGGTGCACCAGGGTTCGGTGCTGGACCTCGACGTGGACGCGGTGGTCAGCCCGGCCAACTCCTACGGCTGGATGCGCGGCGGCATCGACGCGGTCTACGCCACCGCCTTCCCCCAGGTCGAGCAGTACGTGCGCAGCGCGGTGCTGGCCCTGCACGGCGGTGAACTGCCGGTCGGCGAGGCGCTGATCGTGCCCACCGGCGAGGCGGCCCCGCAGTGGCTGATCAGCGCGCCCACCATGCGGGTGCCCGGCGAGCTGCTGCCCAAGGACACCGTGCACCCGTACCTGGCCGCCCGCGCGGTGTTCCGGCTCTGGCTGGAGGGCAGGCTGGAGGACGGCACCCCGGTGCGCCAGGCGGTCCGCTCGATCGCGCTGCCCGGACTGGGCACCGGGGTCGGCGGAGTGGACCCTTCGACCTGCGGCCGCCAGGTCACCGCGGCGTGGGACGAGGTCTTCGGCTCCCGGAACTGA
- a CDS encoding DM13 domain-containing protein produces MIVATVLGVGLYLFQPWKLFTSSTVDEALPTGAVAEAPASPSAGTPATSAPGTGAPSTGAPGTGRPGADGPGAGGPGTGAPGTGQPSATAPPARPGTLATGDFVSQEHPTKGKAAVLRLADGSRVLRLTGLASSDGPDLHVWLTDQSAGGEWGKYDDGRFVKLGKLKATHGNQNYAIPADAELDGLRSVVIWCDRFNVAFGSAPLTL; encoded by the coding sequence GTGATTGTCGCAACGGTTCTGGGCGTCGGTTTGTACCTGTTCCAGCCCTGGAAGCTCTTCACCAGCAGCACGGTCGACGAGGCCCTGCCCACCGGCGCGGTGGCGGAGGCCCCGGCCAGCCCGTCCGCCGGGACCCCGGCCACCAGCGCACCGGGCACGGGAGCGCCGAGCACGGGAGCACCGGGCACGGGAAGGCCAGGCGCGGACGGTCCGGGCGCGGGCGGCCCCGGCACCGGAGCGCCGGGGACCGGGCAACCGAGCGCCACCGCACCCCCCGCCCGGCCCGGCACCCTGGCCACGGGCGACTTCGTCTCCCAGGAGCACCCGACCAAGGGCAAGGCCGCCGTGCTGCGCCTGGCCGACGGCTCCCGGGTGCTTCGCCTCACCGGCCTGGCCAGTAGCGACGGTCCTGACCTGCACGTGTGGCTGACCGATCAGTCAGCGGGTGGCGAATGGGGCAAGTACGACGACGGGCGCTTCGTGAAACTGGGCAAGCTCAAGGCCACCCACGGCAACCAGAACTACGCCATTCCGGCCGACGCGGAGCTGGACGGCCTGCGCAGTGTGGTCATCTGGTGCGACCGGTTCAACGTCGCATTCGGTTCCGCCCCGCTCACGCTGTGA
- a CDS encoding histidine phosphatase family protein has product MSSLRLMLVRHGQTPANVRHALDSKPPGPPLTAEGRRQADKLAEELATEPVTAVYASVAVRAQMTAAPVALRHGVPVRVIEGVHETQVGPELEGRNDDAAIREFSRVVDRWLDGDLAGSAPGGETGFQVVERFSAAVRQIAAEHSDGVVVLVSHGAAIRLMAVHLLDGSTDVLAGHPYLPNTGRVVLEADPDSSGGWRFVEWLGIERI; this is encoded by the coding sequence ATGAGCTCGTTACGACTGATGCTGGTGCGGCACGGCCAGACCCCGGCCAACGTCCGGCACGCGCTGGACTCCAAGCCGCCCGGCCCGCCGCTGACCGCCGAGGGCCGCCGCCAGGCCGACAAGCTGGCCGAGGAACTGGCCACCGAGCCGGTCACCGCGGTCTACGCCAGCGTCGCGGTGCGCGCCCAGATGACGGCGGCCCCGGTCGCGCTGCGGCACGGGGTGCCGGTGCGGGTGATCGAGGGCGTGCACGAGACCCAGGTCGGCCCCGAGCTGGAGGGCCGCAACGACGACGCGGCGATCCGGGAGTTCAGCCGGGTGGTGGACCGCTGGCTGGACGGCGACCTGGCCGGCTCCGCGCCCGGCGGCGAGACCGGGTTCCAGGTGGTCGAGCGGTTCAGCGCGGCGGTGCGCCAGATCGCCGCCGAGCACAGCGACGGGGTGGTGGTGCTGGTCAGCCACGGCGCGGCGATCCGGCTGATGGCGGTGCACCTGCTCGACGGCAGCACCGACGTGCTCGCCGGGCACCCGTACCTGCCCAACACCGGCCGGGTGGTGCTGGAGGCCGACCCGGACAGCTCGGGTGGCTGGCGGTTCGTGGAGTGGCTCGGGATCGAGAGGATCTAG
- a CDS encoding metallopeptidase family protein gives MPVDMTPGRFDELVGEALDEVPPELARAMDNVAVFVEPRHPEESGLLGLYEGIALTERNTDYGGVLPDRITIYRDAILDICETEDDVVEEVAITVVHEIAHHFGIDDAKLHELGWG, from the coding sequence GTGCCGGTGGACATGACGCCCGGCCGGTTCGACGAGCTGGTCGGCGAGGCGCTGGACGAGGTGCCGCCCGAACTGGCCAGGGCGATGGACAACGTGGCCGTCTTCGTCGAGCCCCGGCACCCGGAGGAGTCCGGGCTGCTGGGGCTGTACGAGGGCATCGCGCTGACCGAGCGCAACACCGACTACGGCGGCGTGCTGCCGGACCGGATCACCATCTACCGGGACGCCATCCTGGACATCTGCGAGACCGAGGACGACGTGGTCGAGGAGGTGGCGATCACCGTGGTGCACGAGATCGCGCACCACTTCGGCATCGACGACGCCAAGCTGCACGAACTGGGCTGGGGCTAG
- a CDS encoding ferritin, with protein sequence MTTTTKFQQLLQTQVRNELTASQQYLAVAVWFDAKDLPRLAAHFYRQALEERNHAMMIVQYLLDNGLPVSIPGVDEVRNDFSSVREPVELALNQERHVTDEITALAKSARDEGDYLGEQFMQWFLKEQVEEVAAMSTLLTIVDRAGDNLFNIEDFLTREHVGDEGSEDPTAPRVAGGSL encoded by the coding sequence ATGACCACGACCACCAAGTTCCAGCAGCTGTTGCAGACCCAGGTCCGGAATGAGCTCACCGCGTCGCAGCAGTACCTCGCCGTCGCGGTCTGGTTCGACGCCAAGGACCTGCCCCGCCTGGCCGCGCACTTCTACCGCCAGGCGCTGGAGGAGCGCAACCACGCCATGATGATCGTCCAGTACCTGCTGGACAACGGTCTCCCGGTGTCCATCCCCGGCGTGGACGAGGTGCGCAACGACTTCAGCTCCGTGCGCGAGCCGGTCGAGCTGGCCCTCAACCAGGAGCGGCACGTCACCGACGAGATCACCGCGCTGGCCAAGTCCGCGCGGGACGAGGGCGACTACCTCGGTGAGCAGTTCATGCAGTGGTTCCTCAAGGAGCAGGTCGAGGAGGTCGCCGCCATGTCGACCCTGCTCACCATCGTGGACCGGGCAGGCGACAACCTGTTCAACATCGAGGACTTCCTGACCCGCGAGCACGTCGGCGACGAGGGCAGCGAAGACCCGACCGCGCCGCGGGTGGCCGGCGGCAGCCTCTGA
- a CDS encoding SigE family RNA polymerase sigma factor: MVDEDFGEFVRMSLPALLRYGHALTGNPHDAADLVQSVLEKVGTRWRKLLRQEVNPQAYVRRAMANTHVSRWRRVRKESLVADLPEDSQSYEQADRLENEPLWQALRELPPRQRAVIVLRYYDNLTEAEIAESLGVTKGTVKSQASKAMAALRLKLGEDTGQD; the protein is encoded by the coding sequence TTGGTGGACGAGGATTTTGGCGAGTTCGTGCGGATGTCGCTGCCAGCGCTGTTGCGGTACGGGCACGCGCTGACCGGTAACCCGCACGATGCCGCCGACCTGGTGCAGTCGGTGCTGGAGAAGGTCGGCACCCGCTGGCGCAAACTGCTCCGCCAGGAGGTCAACCCGCAGGCCTACGTGCGGCGGGCGATGGCCAACACGCACGTCAGCCGCTGGCGCCGGGTGCGCAAGGAGAGCCTGGTCGCCGACCTGCCGGAGGACAGCCAGAGCTACGAGCAGGCCGACCGGCTGGAGAACGAGCCGCTCTGGCAGGCCCTGCGCGAGCTGCCGCCGCGCCAGCGCGCGGTGATCGTGCTCCGCTACTACGACAACCTGACCGAGGCCGAGATCGCCGAGTCCCTCGGCGTCACCAAGGGCACGGTGAAGAGCCAGGCCAGCAAGGCGATGGCGGCGCTGCGGCTCAAGCTCGGCGAGGACACCGGCCAGGACTGA
- a CDS encoding glutamate ABC transporter substrate-binding protein, protein MRQVRALWHVCTAVVAVGALASCGIFGSPAEPVDAPPPGGPKLTVGIKFDQPGLGQKTGDNSFAGFDVDVARYVAKELGVHPGNITFVEAKSAERETLLEQGKVDLVAATYSISDARKKKVDFAGPYFVAGQALLVRKTTSDITGPESLNQSDWKLCSVQGSTPAEKVKQAYAKNVTLRVFPSYPECLVALEDPEDPVDAVTTDDVILAGYAAAQPEKFKLVGKPFSQERYGIGLRKGDERTPKVTAALRKMVSDGSWKRAVEANIGKSGYKIPEPPEVLDSP, encoded by the coding sequence ATGCGACAGGTTCGTGCGCTGTGGCACGTGTGCACCGCGGTTGTCGCGGTGGGAGCTCTCGCCAGCTGTGGCATCTTCGGTTCCCCGGCTGAGCCGGTGGACGCCCCGCCGCCGGGTGGCCCCAAGCTGACCGTCGGCATCAAGTTCGACCAGCCGGGGCTCGGCCAGAAGACCGGGGACAACAGCTTCGCCGGGTTCGACGTGGACGTGGCCCGCTACGTGGCCAAGGAGCTCGGCGTGCACCCGGGCAACATCACCTTCGTCGAGGCCAAGAGCGCCGAGCGGGAGACCCTGCTGGAACAGGGCAAGGTCGACCTGGTCGCGGCCACCTACTCGATCAGCGACGCGCGCAAGAAGAAGGTCGACTTCGCCGGGCCGTACTTCGTGGCCGGGCAGGCGCTGCTGGTCCGCAAGACCACCTCGGACATCACCGGGCCGGAGTCGCTGAACCAGAGCGACTGGAAGCTGTGCTCGGTGCAGGGCTCCACCCCGGCGGAGAAGGTCAAGCAGGCCTACGCCAAGAACGTGACCCTGCGGGTGTTCCCGTCCTACCCGGAGTGCCTGGTGGCGCTGGAGGACCCGGAGGACCCGGTGGACGCGGTCACCACCGACGACGTGATCCTGGCCGGGTACGCCGCCGCGCAGCCGGAGAAGTTCAAGCTGGTCGGCAAGCCGTTCTCCCAGGAGCGCTACGGCATCGGCCTGCGCAAGGGCGACGAGCGCACGCCGAAGGTGACCGCCGCGCTGCGCAAGATGGTTTCCGACGGCAGCTGGAAACGAGCCGTTGAAGCGAACATCGGAAAATCTGGCTATAAGATTCCTGAACCACCCGAGGTTCTCGACTCGCCATGA
- a CDS encoding response regulator transcription factor: MPIRVLLVDDHEVVRRGLRDLLDTEDDIQVVAEAGSVAEAEVVALAHRPQVAVVDMRLPDGDGVALCRTLRAQGPDAPRCLVLTAFDDEAALVGAIMAGASGYLLKQVRGQDLVTAVREVAAGRSLLDPVTTARVLDRLRRGDPEPPDELAALTDQERKVLGLIGEGLTNRQIAERLFLAEKTVKNYVTSVLAKLGMERRTQLAAWVARRSHGTD, encoded by the coding sequence GTGCCGATCCGGGTCCTGCTCGTCGACGACCACGAGGTGGTCCGCCGCGGCCTGCGCGACCTGCTGGACACCGAGGACGACATCCAGGTGGTGGCCGAGGCGGGCAGCGTGGCCGAGGCCGAGGTGGTCGCGCTCGCGCACCGCCCCCAGGTCGCGGTGGTGGACATGCGGCTGCCCGACGGTGACGGGGTGGCGCTGTGCCGCACCCTGCGCGCCCAGGGCCCGGACGCGCCGCGCTGCCTGGTGCTGACCGCCTTCGACGACGAGGCCGCGCTGGTCGGCGCGATCATGGCCGGGGCCTCCGGCTACCTGCTCAAGCAGGTGCGCGGCCAGGACCTGGTGACCGCGGTGCGCGAGGTGGCGGCCGGGCGCTCGCTGCTGGACCCGGTCACCACGGCCAGGGTGCTGGACCGGCTGCGCCGCGGCGATCCGGAGCCGCCGGACGAGCTGGCCGCGCTCACCGACCAGGAGCGCAAGGTGCTCGGCCTGATCGGCGAGGGCCTGACCAACCGGCAGATCGCCGAGCGGCTGTTCCTGGCCGAGAAGACGGTGAAGAACTACGTGACCTCGGTGCTGGCCAAGCTCGGCATGGAGCGCCGCACCCAGCTCGCCGCCTGGGTCGCGCGCCGCTCACACGGGACCGACTGA